The sequence below is a genomic window from Gossypium hirsutum isolate 1008001.06 chromosome A11, Gossypium_hirsutum_v2.1, whole genome shotgun sequence.
aggtgatgccattcgggttaaagaatgctggggcaacatatcagagggctatggtgacttattccatgacatgatgcataagaaatagaggtctacgtcgatgatatgattgctaaatctgaggagaagaagagcatgtaatgaacctcaagaagttgttcgaaaggctgagaaagtttcagctaaaatccagccaaatgtacattcggggctacctcgggaaagttgctaggcttcattgtcagtgaaagaggtatcgaagttgatccagataaaataaaagccatccaagaattaccacctccgcgcacgcaaaaggaagttagaggatttttagggagattaaattacatcgccgatttatcgctcaacttaccaaccaatgcgacccaatctttcggcttcttcgaaaacataacccgggagaatagaacgaggaatgccaagtgacctttgataagataaaacaatatttgtccagtcctccagtgctagtaccgccaactccgggaagaccattaattttgtatctgacagtgttgaaagttcaatgggttgcgtactgggacaacatgacgagtcaggaaagaaagaaaagggatctactacctcagcaaaaagttcactgaatatgaggcaaaatattcgtccattgagaaatattgttgcgctctggtttgggtagctcggagactagacaatatatgttgtatcacacgacatggctaatttcaaagctggacccaataaaatacatgatggaatcgccggcactatcaggaagaatggcacgatggcagatcctcctttcggaatatgacattgcctatgtaagtcagaagtcgataaaagggagcgcaatagctgacttcttagcaactcgaacacagaggaatatgagcctttaagattcgatttcccagacgaagacttaatgtgcatcacaaaaatagaatccgagtcatcaaaagagaagtcatggaagatgtgctttgatggtgcgtcaaatgctttagggcatggaattggagcaatcctggtatcaccagacgggaatcattatccgttcactgcaagactgaacttcttctgtaccaataatatcgcagaatatgaggcctgtatcatggggcttcgtgcagctatcgaacgaaacatgagatcttggaggtgtacgggactcagccctagtgatttaccaaatccgtggagaatgggaagtgagggactaaaattgattaagtacagcgatttagtgctggattgatcaaggaattcaaagaaataacttttcattacttcccagagaagagaaccaactggctgatgccctagccactttggcttcaatgttcaaagcaagtagagaagcagaaataatgcccctcaaaatgagcatatacgaggtcctgcacactgttgtagcattgagaaagaagtagacggacggccttggttccatgatatcttagaatatatcaagaatcaaaggtatcccgaacaagtgaatgagaacgataaaagaacaattagaagaatggcagcgggatttgttcttgatggggatatccttataaaagaggaaaggatcagatgcttttgagatgtgtggatgatgttgaagccagaaaatacttgaagaggtccatgagggaatttgcggaacgcatgccaatggtttcaatatggccagaaagatcatgagactcggttattattggctgacaatggaaagtgactacatcaattttgccagaaaatgccacaaatgtcaaatctacggcgataaattcatgtagccccttcacccttcatgtcatgacttctccgtggccttttctatgtggggcatggatgtcatagggccaatttctccaaaagcttcaaatggacatcgattcatttttgtggttatcgattacttcacaaaatggattgaagccgcttggtttgccaatgtgacgaagactgtagtgtgcaagtttttgaaaaaggaaatcatttgccgatatgtttgcctgaaagaatcatccagataatgccacgaatctgaacaataagatgatgaaagaagtgtggagcagttccaaataaagcatcataattcctcgccctatcgcccaaagatgaacggggctgttgaagtagctaacaagaacattaagaggatcattgggaaaatgactgagacatataaagattggcacgagaaacttccatttgctttgtttgcatatcgcacatctgtgcgaacatctacgggagcaactcctttctctctagtctatggaatggaagctgtgctacctatcgaggttgagatccctctctcgagtattgatggaatcaaagttagaagaagcagaatgggttcgagctcgatatgatcagttgaacctcattgaagaaaaacattaagggcaatttgtcatgggcaaatgtaccaaaagagaatgatcgcagcccatgacaagaaggtacgaccaagagagttccatgaaggagaactcgttctgagaaagattctcccaatacaaaaagacctgcgaggaaaatgggcaccaaattgggaaggaccatacgttgtaaaaaaggcattctcaggaggagctttaatccttaccgagatggatgggaaggagttaccgaatccggtgaattcagatgcggtgaagaaatattatgcttaagatgaaaacccgaaaagggcatcttaaaaaaaaggatcagggcgaaaacccgaaaaggcgtcttgattagtacaaaaagattaggatgaaaacccgagagggcgtcctaatgaaacaaacctggcggtcgaacgataggtcaagtagtgagactacagtatttgaagcacttctgaaagctcaaattttctacgcaagaagccatgctcgaaaagattattgattgaggaacgtggaagagttcatgtgttgaatatctagagcatttgtatccgttgaatacgaccttttctttctttttgacatttttactctcattggttaactttctttgtttgccacatttgaaataaaggaatatgagatatccttttgtccctacctgaccattttcatgcatctcattatgtgtttatttaatgataaatagtgaaatgacatactctaaacaaaagaaatgtcaagcattacccggataagaatttgataagtgcaagatcttcaaagcaagaacaaagtttaaccaaggcaaaagggtgatatctgagaaacgtcgattactcgtaaagctcgaagacaggtatgaggcctgaagagaaggtcgagaatcaaagcaatgaacgcagatcctcaacaatcatggcgaaaatgacatacgaccaatatgcttaaggagcactgcataatcatgtaggcataaaggcatttaagacaaacatgtgcatatcatgatgacatcatgcatggcatatacaggtaatccagtaaagcaagaaattgaatgagagtcgcactaaatcaaaggaaaagatacccgagttctaccaaggACTggtttggtattttgatgttatattcatgctttccaagaaaatcaatcatattgcgagagatagttgagcctcaagacacgtgagtattttaattttttttcaaatcaactcatatgcGAGAATGAGTTGAGCTCGGGCACCGagtattttatttatgtttaattgaCTCATATTCGAAGTAGTtagcttttaatttttgttttcaaaatcaactcatattgctagagtgATTGAGCTCAGACCTGAGGTAATTAATCTGGTAAAAAAACACTCAATGCGAATGTTGACTCAGGACACCTGAGGTaattcaatttctgttttcaaaattcaacttatattgcgagaaatgagttgagcctcaagacactgAGGTATTTCAATTTTCATCAATTATATGGAATATATCGTCACACgaacaaaaaaatcaactcatattgcgagaggtgagttgagccgaTACActgttatttttttcatattcatgattataaacatagtatttcaattttttttatttaatttaatttatttattttatcactcATATgcaaggtgagttgagcctcgagatttttttttgacacaatgaTGATAAGAacaaggtattttcaatttatctgttttcaaaaaaatcatattgcgagaggtgattgagcctcaggtcacactgAGGTGATTTTCCCATTTCTTTTCCACATTATGTTTTTTGGATATAGATatactcatattgcgagaaatgagttgaacTCAAACAACCATTGAGAGTAATTTCAATTTATCTGTTTCAATATtgcaactcatattgcgagaaatgagttgagcccaGACACGGGTATTCAATTCGTTTCAAAATATCAATGCGAGAAATATTGGTNNNNNNNNNNNNNNNNNNNNNNNNNNNNNNNNNNNNNNNNNNNNNNNNNNNNNNNNNNNNNNNNNNNNNNNNNNNNNNNNNNNNNNNNNNNNNNNNNNNNNNNNNNNNNNNNNNNNNNNNNNNNNNNNNNNNNNNNNNNNNNNNNNNNNNNNNNNNNNNNNNNNNNNNNNNNNNNNNNNNNNNNNNNNNNNNNNNNNNNNNNNNNNNNNNNNNNNNNNNNNNNNNNNNNNNNNNNNNNNNNNNNNNNNNNNNNNNNNNNNNNNNNNNNNNNNNNNNNNNNNNNNNNNNNNNNNNNNNNNNNNNNNNNNNNNNNNNNNNNNNNNNNNNNNNNNNNNNNNNNNNNNNNNNNNNNNNNNNNNNNNNNNNNNNNNNNNNNNNNNNNNNNNNNNNNNNNNNNNNNNNNNNNNNNNNNNNNNNNNNNNNNNNNNNNNNNNNNNNNNNNNNNNNNNNNNNNNNNNNNNNNNNNNNNNNNNNNNNNNNNNNNNNNNNNNNNNNNNNNNAATGGCATTACTCATATCACGCctccataaatataaaaaatattggtCGATTGGGCCGAAACTaatattctgactaggccctatttcggatGTTACATAACATATGGAGAAATGTATTCCCACCTGTCTTAGATGAAAGTATTGGCCACCGGTATCGAGCGTTCCATTGTGGCCACCGGTATCGGCGTTCCATTAAAATTGTCCCATAATCTCCGCAAACCAAAAGGACAATTGACATCTACTTAGATACAATGCAGTCGATGCCATGCCTATGATGCAGTAGCAGCATACAACCGCATTTTAATTTTCATGGTTCTATCACCCGACATATTCCTGTACACGTCACCAACACGTAACTCCCAACTGATTCGCCTCTTCTCTAGTTTAGTAGCTACTTAAAtgaacaaatttcataatttattgaGGCATTAAAAACCCCGATAATCATAAGAATTACACTCAAGCATGTTGTTCTCTTTGGACTTCACTGATCCGTATCAAGACACCAAATTTCTTTTCAACTAATTCATATCTATCTGGGCTCCATAAATCGTGTCTAAAACCCTCCCTAAAAGTTGCTCTCATACATCTCTCCGATTGGCTATGACAACTGACCCAATCACTATCAGCCCATCCATTGATAACCCAAGCTGCAACTGTACATCCTCGAGTGTGATAGTACACTCCTCACATGAAAGATGTAATGTGTGTGTCTCAGGTCTCCACCTTTCCACCAACCGCTTGCAAGTGTCAAGTCTAACCCCCTACCCATATGGGCCACGTGTAAAAATCCACATCTTTCAGTATGGTTCAATTAAAGACAATGGAGAATAGGTAAATTACAAATATATGTCTCCAATGTCCAATCTTcgactatatataaaaaatatatacaaaatattaattttagtataacaagaaaatatttaaattaaattagattaaaaatgataaagaagTTCTTACCATTTGCAATGGATCGACTGAAATGTGTTGTCATCCAAACGAATTAAatattttaccattactaatttcaaaaaatacaaaataaattgtaataaaaaaataattaaaaaaccttaatacaattttaataaaaagagagagttgagagaggaaTAAAAATTGAGTGGAGAAATTAAGTGGgaattgagagaaatttgagagaaatttgaaaatatgtaatatcctgaattaggcttaatcgaaatagtggtttcgtgaccacaaatctgagatagaaataataattttataattatttgatgattatgatacgactgcatgattgtgtgaaaatttcgtgatgaaattctatgcctaaagtgcttaaattgaaagtatggactaaatcgaataagttgcaaaacttgcattctagaagttttagtatgaaattttttggaatattaatgaggaggtcttaaatagcaatttgaccaattttaagttcatggaaaaaattaagacatggaaggaattttggaagtttagtagtaagggtattttggtcatttagttattaaaatgaattaaaaataaaattaaaagccaatttttgtccatcttcttcattaggccgaaatttcaagggttctccatagctagggtttgtttcaagcttccaagctccatagtaagtgattccaagccccgtttttgatgttctttacgtttttggaatcccggtagctcgattaagcttatgttagcataATTaactagggtttatatttggaaaataccataggtgaaatttgtgtattttgatgttttatgatagaatatgaggttttaaattatgttagaccacttgtgctactcggttttgagtgaaaacgagtaaaagggcttaatcgacaaaaatacctaatagtcacaagtatatgttagagagagaatttgatgttgccatagaaggtaaaaatgatcagcatgttataaaacataagaataaggaataaagtttaattcccgagcctaggggcaaaagtgtaattatgcaaaagtttaggggcaaaagtgtaatttttccaaagttcgtattaaatgctgttttgatgaatgtatgtattaaataagattaatttggtattatagatcaagaaaaatgagattcaagtcgcgatcgaggaaaagaaaagattgtggactaaattgcaaatctttatattttggtaccaaggtaagttcatgtgtaaatgtagtaacataattgtcattttaagcaatttaatgttgtttatatgatatgatgctgattattatcatgaaatattatgctttgtggttattgttgaataatatgtaattatgtgaattacttgatgagtatgaactatcaccgaagtaccaatttcgatattccgtggaagacagcaaagatgtgtgatcaaggaaaatgcccgtttgaaccttaggaatagattaggatacaagtgacaagtcactaggatggttgagcatccgaactcgttgagttgagtccgagttcacctatggatgcgaatgtccgaactccttgagttgagtctgagttcgtgagatgtaactaggcatccgaactcgttgagttgagtccgagttcacttatggatgcgaacgcccgagctcgttgagttgagtccgagttcacttaggggcgggttacatgatttcttgattacatatgaggcacttatgtgcaaattatccgtgtatccgagttgtattccgatgtgttcaacgggtgaaatttctagtgaaatggaagaacacttaagatgcaagtgacgttttggtaagtgttgtgaaatggacactttgacaggcatgttcttaaccctcgggttgaaaatagatacaacaacgataaggtggtaagatgatgaatgatgtttagaaatatgacatatgttttggtgataccatgctaaagttgtttggtatatttgtattgttatgttacttgttatttacatatgaacttacaaagcatttatgcttactccctcctatttatttactgtagttttgaacaagccagctcaggaatcgggacgggtcgaaggttcgatcacactatccaaaggactttcatctgggtaaatggcttgtaaaacttaagtatggcatgtatagcaatatacttattttgtgtaaataattttatgatatggccatgtttggttgagaaaatgtttgatattgataagtcatggtgatggctaatttagatcatgtttgatattatggaagtttaataggttatctagttcataaaaattcatggaaagatgaaacttgccttaaaacagaatattgctgcagtaatgacatgaatttgaaaaatcactaaaaatagtataaacggaactaaatgatgagtaagttatgaaattgaagcttaatgagtctattttcatgtggattgaacaaaacaggcatataaattatattttatgagatatttaaacttttgtgaaacaaggccagagtgatttctggatcccctgttctgactttaaaaattcgtaataaattttaaaaaaataattagaagtttttatttatatgtacaggttctttattgagtctagttttaagagaaacaaacctaatagtcatttaatttctgtatagagaaatatctgattcgtaatacacagaggttagagcagtcgaaccctgaaacaggggagactttaactaataaactgtactaattggcccaaccaaaaattctagaaaaaaattagtaaatagatatatgagtctagatttagggaaaatttacggatcttgatttcgagtttcgtaactcgagatatgatttttcttgtaactgtgacgcgggtagttagaaagctgtgaatgtagaaacaaatgatttgaagttcttaatttgataaattatgttcggtaacccctcaagctcgactccgatgacggtttcgggcatgggggcgttacaaaaTGTGAGAGAGATGAGttgggattgaattgaaaaaaataaaaagaattagggatttatatagaaaaaaatagCCGTTAGTTGGGGGTTCAACGGCTATTTAAATAGTCGTTGGGGGTGGGGGAGCCATTGGGAGGGGTAACTATTGTAGAAAATGCTTCTAGCTAGAAAAAGAATGTATTTATTCGTAATTTTGCTGAAATCTAAGCCATAGAAATTTAAAAAGGTTTCAATGTTTACAAATTCATTCTCTTCCGTCttccattttttttatgattttctttgttttaagCACATAGAGATATGCCAAAATTTTTTcgttttcctttaaattttcagTTGGTAAAGATTGtattctctttctcttttttttattaacattaactttaagttaaaatatttttgttgagGGAAGGTTAATTTTATAagagaaaatttgtaaaaatgttgcTCGTCAAAAGTAGATAGATCCTTTAATGGGTTAGTATTATCCCTAATtaggattttgttttttaattttgttgagagcaaaagTGCCTAAAAAGATAATATGAAAAGGTGTGAATGATTTATAGTCGAAAGACCTTATTAAGTGATGGGTTCATAAGACGAGAAAATCTTACTGGATACctaattaaatgaattatgtgaatatGTATAATTTTACACCAAGAAAATATCATATTTACACCTGGAGAATTCTCATGCCCTACAGTATACAAAACATTTTTGGTTATGTATGCTACCATGGGGctgatatattaatatataaataaaaatttacatataaaatattattatttctaaacaaATTCTACTTTTTTTCTATTTGGGTATTTGTCATCTTCGTATTAGTTATAAGTTTATGAAGTGAGAAAGCTTTACTAGACGGGGAGTTAAGATGAACTATGTAAATGCCACATAAAAAAAGTTCTCATATTTGCATTTGTTGGATTCCTATGCCCTGTAGCATATGAAACATTATTAAGTACCTATGCTACCAAGGGCTAATATCTCAATATATAAGTAaaaatttatatgtaaattttacTATGTTTTAGGCTTCGTTTGGGGCGACAGTATGACATAGTGTGGtgcatttagcttactttttatctcaaaTTACAATATTATTACAGTATCTAATTTTATCGCTACTGTTATTTTTACACTTACCGTAGGTAAACataccgcccatccaaactctaGTTGGCTATCTTCCACCCTATTATATTCTTGATGTTTAAAATTCATGACTGCTTGTTAATGTGATTTTTCAAAAAGCAATTGAAATTCAAATACCTGCCCTTCCATTAAGAGTTATACTGTTCCTTACCACAAACACTTCTCGGTAAATTCTACTATCTAGAACAGGAAAAAAGTAAAGGGTAGAGGGTTCGACATTTTCCCGCCAATTGAAAGAAGGGCGCCAAAAGCAAcccatcttccttctcttctttACTCATCTCCGGTCTGCTGACCTAACCCTAAAAACTAGATCAATTCTAATTCTTTTACAAGcttaagggaaaaaaataaagaaagagaaGTTATGAAAGGAGGGACAGTTCAAATAAATTGGCACGACACCAAGCCCGTCTTAACCCTAGACTTCCACCCCATCTCCGGTCTTCTCGCCACCGGCGGCGCTGATTTCGATATCAAGGTCTTTTTagagtttatttatttcttatttcattttaattgATCCATCCCTTGCATTTCTTCTAgagttttcttttttataattttgtgagCAACCAGGAACTTTGTTTGTTAAATCGAAATGCTGTGTTAAATCATATCTTAGTCAAGGATTTCAAGGTTTAATATGAATTTTATTATGGTAGTTGAGAGTCATGCCAGGCTAAATCGATTATTGTTTTTTCTGTGTTGAACTTTTCAGCTATGGGTAATTAATTCAGGCGAAGTACAGAAGAAAATCCCAACTGCTTCATATCAAAATAGTCTTTCTTACCATGGCTCCGCTGTTAATGCCCTTCGCTTCTCTCCCTCCGGTAATACATGAAAACCCCTTCTTTGAGTGCTTATTTTATCATATATCAAGATCCCGTTGATTATATGTATAGGCACATAGCTGTATTAATTCCTTGAGTTGTCTGAAGCTCGGAATTTCAAAATCTATGAACGATTCTTGTGTTAGGAACAAGTAATTTGAGCCCAAGTCGATTGCTGTCCTAATTTTGAAATGTCTTCTTGCGGTTGCACTCTGCTTATAACTATCAAAATAAATGTAGTTTGTAGtatcttaaatgtatgtttgttcTTCGAAGTTGTGTTGATCtaagatataattaaattttacgcTATCCAAGTTTCTATTCTCTTTAATGACTGAGATAACGTTGTCCTTTTTATTTTGAGCAGGGGACCAACTTGCCTCTGGGGCTGATGgtatggttttcttttcttttcttttgttttttttttatttttattgtatgaattgatcATTTAAGTTCTTTGAATGAAGTCTGGTATTGGCAGCAAATTCTGAAAAAGGATTTTTTCTGTTTGATAGGGGGTGAGCTGATCATATGGAAATTGCACACTACAGAAACTGGTCAAAGTTGGAAAGTTTTCAAGAGTTTGTCGTAAGGGGTTAATCTGAATGCATTTGAAAGCTTCTAAAATATATTTGTTTCTTACAAATTGGTTTTGCACTTCGGAGTTTGAGTGAAACTTGATTAGGATGAAAATTCCTTAGATTAAACTCGTTCTTTTTGTCCTTCATTTAATAGGTGCTAGTTTGAATACTAATGAATTGTTGTGGTTCAGAGATGATTCTATCAACTTTATtgtattatgaaaattaaaaataaatgcattgCAATGAAGTAGGCTATATTAACATTAAAGGATATGTAAAAACTGTGATTGCAATGCCAGTAGGGGCCATCAGTCTAAGCTAACCATATTCAGGCTATATTTCAACCAGAGGACTTTGACTTTTCCTTCATCTATTAGATAGTTAATATTgatgtaaaaatttcagtttagGAGCCCTTTTCAGGGTCCATTCTTGTTGGTATGCGTTCTGTGCTCATGACTGGGCTTCTTCTTGCCTAGATTTCACCGTAAAGATGTTCTAGATTTGCAATGGTCAACTGATGGTGCATTTCTCATCTCTGGATCTGTTGACAATTCTTGTATCATATGGGACGTTAACAAAGGTAAAAAAGAGAGCATGCAGGATGCTGATAaaattgcttttctttttctcttgacATCACTGTGATTATAAGTTTGTTTTATCTTCAGGTTCTGTCCATCAGATATTAGATGGTCATTTCCATTATGTTCAAGGTGTTGCATGGGATCCCTTGTCCAAGTATGTTGCTTCTCTCAGTTCAGATAGGACTTGCCGAATTTATATCAATAAGCCTAAATCAAAAACAAAGGGTGCTGAGAAGTTGAACTATATTTGTCAGCATACCATCATGAAGGCAGAACAGCAGCCAATAGATGATGCTAAGGTTGCAACTATCTTGTTATTTTCTGTATTGCAGCTGCATTTGTTACTTATAACTAACCTCAAATATGGTTTGAGATGCAGTCAGTAAAAAACCATCTTTTTCATGACGAAACACTGCCATCATTCTTCCGTCGATTAGCTTGGTCGCCTGATGGATCATTTTTACTAGTGCCAGCAGGTATTGGCCCAAATACCTGTCCAGTTCCATTAAATTCTTATGAATATGATTCTGTACTTTCACTCTGATTCCAGTATTTTGTAATTGACAAGCCTTCTTCCTGTCATCATATGTTGGCAGTTATTTAAAGTCCAATCCtcaaattcttcaaaaaaaaaaaagttcagtcCTCAATAGTTCTGAACCAACTTCACTTACAGAGTTTAGCTATATCTCCTCACATCGTTTCTACGTTTACAGAGCATAAACTTGCTGCATTGGTGGCGTTGATACCATTGCATTTTGTTTGACATTTCTTGCACTGCAGGTTCTTATAAAATGTCAACTTCATCTGAAACAATAAACACCACTTATGTCTTTTCCAGAAAAGACCTGTCAAGGTAAAGACGTCAACTATCTTTCAATACGGAAGCTAGGCATCTTCACTCCTTAATGCAAAATCAGCCACATTGACAATATTCCATGAACTTCAGATCTAATTGCTGGACTAAATTCTATTTACATTAGCTTTGGCCAGTTTTTTTCATTAGCTTTTGTCTTTTTTGGGTGGCAGACCTTTGCAGCTCCCTTGTGCTAACAAACCAGTTGTTGCAGTCCGTTTCTGCCCTTTAGCT
It includes:
- the LOC107901717 gene encoding chromatin assembly factor 1 subunit FAS2, which codes for MKGGTVQINWHDTKPVLTLDFHPISGLLATGGADFDIKLWVINSGEVQKKIPTASYQNSLSYHGSAVNALRFSPSGDQLASGADGGELIIWKLHTTETGQSWKVFKSLSFHRKDVLDLQWSTDGAFLISGSVDNSCIIWDVNKGSVHQILDGHFHYVQGVAWDPLSKYVASLSSDRTCRIYINKPKSKTKGAEKLNYICQHTIMKAEQQPIDDAKSVKNHLFHDETLPSFFRRLAWSPDGSFLLVPAGSYKMSTSSETINTTYVFSRKDLSRPLQLPCANKPVVAVRFCPLAFNLRGSNPAGFFELPYRLVFAVATLNSLYIYDTESVPPIAILAGLHYAAITDIAWSYDARYLALSSQDGYCTLVEFEKEELGLPIPLAEPKIMNIEGTSSIVQKPDDMVIEVNDPVTADNRTVECAEKREGKQASPSLANTPIVNKTAKRRITPMAIDP